Proteins encoded within one genomic window of Bacillus sp. F19:
- a CDS encoding alpha/beta fold hydrolase, protein MKNMSKKLIYVEEYVPINGINQYLFHSGTNLENPVMLFLHGGPGSAGSIFAHAFQKKWEDIFTVIHWDQRGTGKTLTMNPDKYPTIDLLLKDLFEIIQYLKKKYNRNKIILLGHSWGSVLGSIFIKRYPEDADYYIGVGQIINMLENERVGYEKVKELIL, encoded by the coding sequence ATGAAAAATATGTCAAAAAAATTAATTTATGTTGAGGAATACGTACCAATCAATGGGATAAATCAATATCTGTTTCATTCTGGTACAAATCTTGAAAACCCAGTAATGTTATTTTTGCACGGAGGACCCGGCAGTGCTGGATCCATTTTTGCACACGCCTTTCAAAAAAAATGGGAAGATATTTTTACAGTGATTCATTGGGACCAACGTGGAACTGGAAAAACTCTTACTATGAATCCAGATAAATATCCGACAATTGATTTGCTTTTAAAGGATTTGTTTGAAATTATTCAATATCTAAAGAAAAAATATAATAGAAATAAAATAATTTTACTTGGTCATTCTTGGGGAAGTGTTTTAGGTAGTATCTTTATCAAGCGATATCCAGAAGATGCAGATTATTATATTGGGGTAGGACAAATTATAAATATGCTCGAAAATGAGCGTGTTGGCTATGAAAAAGTTAAGGAATTAATTTTATAA
- a CDS encoding alpha/beta hydrolase — protein sequence MNFSTFKMIFSSPVFKLSDISAMIKGAKANRELVDFLGSFDINSEPSEYKIPIYYILGSNDWQIPYVIAEEHFNRINAPHKKLYLIPNAGHMTMVDQHDLFFNTLLQIKNIQCNG from the coding sequence ATGAATTTTTCTACATTTAAAATGATATTTTCGAGTCCTGTTTTTAAATTATCAGATATTTCTGCGATGATAAAAGGGGCTAAAGCTAACAGAGAATTAGTTGATTTTTTAGGAAGTTTTGATATAAATTCGGAGCCATCAGAATATAAAATACCTATATATTATATTTTAGGCAGTAATGACTGGCAGATTCCCTATGTTATTGCAGAAGAACACTTTAACAGAATCAATGCTCCGCATAAAAAGTTATATTTAATACCTAATGCTGGACATATGACAATGGTTGATCAACATGACTTGTTTTTTAATACACTATTACAAATTAAAAATATTCAGTGTAATGGGTAG
- a CDS encoding pentapeptide repeat-containing protein produces MFIGTIFNCTGLAGTSFKNSTFRKISIKYTDFSKAILDGAKMEIDLFRFKGV; encoded by the coding sequence ATGTTTATTGGCACTATCTTTAATTGTACTGGGTTAGCAGGAACCTCTTTTAAAAATTCCACTTTTAGAAAAATTTCCATTAAGTATACCGATTTTTCAAAAGCTATTCTTGATGGTGCCAAAATGGAAATAGACTTATTCCGTTTTAAAGGGGTTTAA